TGTCGGACAGCACTTTCCAATACACAAAAGGGAAACCTAAGACTTTCACCCGTTCTGATCTGGAAAAACCCAGAACACGTGAGTTTTGTAGCAACTGCGGGACACATATTTGCACAAAATCAGAATTTCGGCCGGGCGCAATCGTTTTAAAGGCCGGCACACTGGACGATATGTCGCTTTTCGATAAACCAGACATGGCAATCTTTACGATCGATAAGCAACCCTTTCATCATCTGGATGCCGATGTGCCATCCTATGAAAGAATGAAGCCCTGAAATCACGGATCGCCGGGATCATTGATAACGGTTAGGACCACAGCCTCATTCGCTGAACCATTCCGATATCCGTGTGGTTGGTCGCCATGCAGACGAATGGACTGACCTGCCGTTAATGGATGCCAGGTATTTTCCGACAAAACTTCCAGCCCGCCATTTATAACGGTCAGAATTTCGACAACCCCTGCCTTATGAGGCTCAGACAATCGTTCATACCCTGCTGGGAATGTGAGCTCGA
This region of Sneathiella aquimaris genomic DNA includes:
- a CDS encoding GFA family protein, with the translated sequence MTITGRCYCGELTYRVESEPIMKGNCHCRECQYFSGGHPNAFLVMSDSTFQYTKGKPKTFTRSDLEKPRTREFCSNCGTHICTKSEFRPGAIVLKAGTLDDMSLFDKPDMAIFTIDKQPFHHLDADVPSYERMKP